One window from the genome of Spirosoma rhododendri encodes:
- a CDS encoding HlyD family secretion protein gives MDRELAPEYVSQSRRKKTGWILVVLAGLLAVGIGFRQLLNTSVEASKIRSAVAEIGAVENTLSATGEVMPAYEQIITSPIQASIKRVLLTPGTRVRAGQPILELDKSLTKIEYDKVNDQLALRQNGIDQLRLKLDKDLADADLNDQIKALNINKLQANLDHARRLVQVGGQTPEDVVQAETALNIARLEKKQLENSLTYNRQSMRASLRESQLQAQVEATNLRVMAHKLRQADILTDRAGVLTWVNERIGSAVNEGDMLAKLADLGSFRVDGSCADVYADQLKTGQPVIVRVNETDLRGRLHRSNQPCRTARYSSASTSKTTGMPRCGPTRKSTCLW, from the coding sequence ATGGATCGTGAACTAGCCCCTGAATACGTAAGCCAATCCCGCCGGAAGAAAACGGGTTGGATACTGGTCGTTCTGGCCGGGCTGCTGGCCGTTGGTATTGGCTTCCGGCAGTTACTGAACACGTCGGTCGAGGCCAGTAAGATTCGCTCGGCGGTGGCGGAGATTGGGGCCGTTGAGAATACGCTGTCGGCAACGGGGGAGGTAATGCCCGCTTACGAGCAGATCATCACCAGCCCAATTCAGGCCAGTATCAAACGGGTGCTGTTGACGCCCGGTACCCGCGTCCGGGCGGGCCAACCGATTCTGGAACTCGACAAGTCGCTGACGAAGATCGAATACGATAAGGTCAACGATCAACTGGCCCTCCGGCAGAACGGTATCGATCAACTCCGGCTAAAACTGGACAAAGACCTGGCCGATGCGGACCTGAACGACCAGATCAAGGCGCTCAACATCAATAAACTACAGGCCAATCTCGATCACGCCCGGCGGCTGGTGCAGGTCGGCGGACAAACGCCGGAAGATGTGGTGCAGGCCGAAACCGCGCTGAACATCGCCCGGCTGGAAAAGAAGCAACTCGAAAACAGCCTGACTTATAATCGGCAGTCGATGCGGGCCAGTTTGCGCGAGTCGCAGCTACAGGCGCAGGTCGAGGCTACCAACCTGCGGGTGATGGCGCACAAACTCCGGCAGGCCGATATCCTGACCGACCGCGCCGGGGTGCTGACCTGGGTCAACGAACGCATCGGCTCCGCTGTAAATGAGGGCGATATGCTGGCAAAACTGGCCGATCTGGGCAGCTTCCGGGTCGATGGGTCCTGCGCCGACGTCTATGCCGATCAGCTTAAAACAGGGCAGCCGGTCATCGTGCGGGTCAACGAAACGGACTTGCGGGGCAGATTACACAGGTCAAACCAGCCGTGCAGAACGGCACGGTACAGTTCAGCATCGACCTCGAAAACAACCGGCATGCCTCGCTGCGGCCCAACCAGAAAGTCGACGTGTTTGTGGTGA
- a CDS encoding FAD:protein FMN transferase encodes MKHAFLVFLLTLSGLAHAQVLRKRTVKLMGSRWDITLVANDSLTAVQNIDTVVAEVTRIENLISDWRSYTQISKVNQNAGIAPVRVDAEVMALTERAIQLSKLTNGAFDISFAAMDRIWKFDGSMTAMPSPEAIKNSVRNVGYQNIILDKTNSTIFLKKKGMKIGFGALGEGYAADRCRQMMLARGIRAGIVNGSGDMSTWGTQPDGTPWTIGITNPLHRDTLFAVVPLHKTAVVTSGSYEKFVVFNGKRYAHIINPKTGYPATGVSSVTVFGPSAERANGFSTSMMVLGKAAGLKLIRHYPDYQYILITDAGEIISSPGLGLKQRRLSVR; translated from the coding sequence ATGAAACACGCGTTTTTGGTTTTCCTGCTGACCCTGTCGGGCCTTGCCCACGCGCAGGTGTTGCGTAAACGGACGGTGAAGCTAATGGGTAGCCGGTGGGACATTACGCTCGTTGCCAACGACTCGCTAACGGCGGTGCAAAACATCGACACGGTCGTTGCCGAAGTGACACGCATCGAAAACCTGATTTCCGACTGGCGTTCGTACACGCAGATTTCGAAGGTTAACCAGAACGCGGGCATCGCGCCCGTACGGGTGGATGCAGAGGTGATGGCCCTCACCGAGCGGGCGATTCAACTGTCGAAACTGACCAACGGCGCGTTCGACATCAGCTTTGCCGCGATGGACCGTATCTGGAAGTTCGACGGCTCAATGACCGCCATGCCAAGCCCAGAAGCCATCAAAAACTCGGTGCGCAACGTGGGCTATCAGAACATCATCCTCGACAAAACGAATTCGACCATCTTCCTGAAGAAGAAAGGCATGAAAATCGGTTTTGGCGCGCTGGGCGAAGGCTATGCCGCCGACCGCTGCCGCCAGATGATGCTGGCACGGGGCATCCGGGCCGGGATCGTCAACGGCTCAGGCGACATGAGCACGTGGGGCACCCAGCCCGACGGCACCCCCTGGACCATCGGCATCACCAACCCGCTCCACCGCGACACGCTGTTCGCCGTCGTGCCGCTGCATAAAACCGCTGTCGTGACGTCGGGGAGTTACGAGAAGTTCGTGGTGTTCAACGGCAAACGCTACGCGCATATCATCAATCCCAAAACCGGCTATCCCGCTACGGGTGTAAGCAGCGTGACGGTATTCGGTCCCAGCGCCGAACGGGCCAACGGTTTCAGCACGTCGATGATGGTGCTGGGCAAAGCAGCCGGGCTGAAGCTCATCCGCCACTACCCCGACTACCAGTACATCCTCATCACCGACGCAGGCGAAATTATCTCATCGCCGGGTCTGGGCTTGAAACAGCGTCGGCTATCGGTAAGGTGA
- a CDS encoding helix-turn-helix domain-containing protein yields the protein MIALLMYALAAGAAFLLAFLCLVGFDAKNQLAVRWFGLFLVSVGFALIGSYVWNGGYAAANPYLIVISELPRFAMAPALYLSIWQFTRPLPMKRTQVWPHFIPALLFFLFSLPHLVSGSAPPVTPLLPDGLFRGLGQVLRYSLKLQFIVYWVLSFRLLHRHQRHVLLFAAHTEPIRLTWLYGLLGTIAGMGILWIVQSIHPDEQLTRWLSYPYLIGVFGISYCLVNQEEIFAFSATEKESVDRLLTQADDAQEPARPARLQEAEIAALTKRLDQLLIADRVFTDPDLDLPRLATQMSLSINDLSYLINEGYGVNFFGLVNGLRVDEAKRLLLSPRHRHLSILGVAYEVGFSSKTTFYTAFKKYTGQTPSAFVKANPPEKGIRTGTVER from the coding sequence ATGATAGCCCTATTGATGTACGCCCTGGCCGCGGGTGCCGCTTTCCTGCTGGCGTTTCTTTGTCTGGTCGGGTTTGACGCGAAAAATCAGCTGGCCGTTCGTTGGTTTGGCCTTTTTCTAGTGTCGGTCGGTTTTGCGTTGATTGGTAGCTACGTCTGGAACGGTGGCTATGCCGCTGCTAACCCGTACCTCATAGTCATTTCGGAATTGCCCCGCTTCGCGATGGCTCCGGCGCTGTATCTCAGCATATGGCAGTTCACCCGGCCCCTACCGATGAAAAGGACACAGGTGTGGCCACATTTTATACCAGCCCTGCTCTTTTTTCTGTTTAGCCTGCCGCACCTTGTTTCCGGGTCAGCGCCCCCCGTTACACCGCTGCTACCCGACGGCTTGTTTCGGGGGCTGGGTCAGGTGCTGCGCTATAGCCTAAAACTTCAGTTTATCGTCTACTGGGTGCTCTCTTTTAGGTTGCTCCATCGACATCAGCGCCATGTGCTGTTGTTTGCTGCACATACTGAACCCATCCGGTTGACGTGGTTATACGGCTTGCTGGGCACCATAGCGGGCATGGGCATACTGTGGATTGTCCAGAGCATCCATCCCGACGAGCAGTTGACCCGATGGCTGAGCTACCCGTATCTGATCGGGGTGTTTGGTATCAGCTACTGCCTGGTAAATCAGGAAGAAATATTTGCATTCAGCGCGACCGAAAAAGAATCGGTTGATCGGCTATTAACGCAAGCCGACGACGCACAGGAGCCAGCCCGACCGGCGCGGCTACAGGAAGCGGAAATTGCAGCCTTGACGAAGCGACTTGACCAGCTACTCATCGCCGACCGGGTATTTACCGATCCGGACCTTGATTTGCCCCGCCTTGCCACGCAGATGTCGCTCTCGATCAATGACCTTTCGTATCTCATCAACGAAGGGTATGGCGTGAATTTTTTCGGGTTGGTCAACGGTCTCCGCGTCGACGAAGCGAAACGGCTCCTGCTTTCACCCCGGCACCGGCACTTGAGTATTCTGGGGGTTGCCTACGAAGTGGGATTTTCGTCTAAAACGACCTTTTACACGGCGTTCAAAAAGTACACCGGTCAGACCCCGTCAGCGTTTGTAAAGGCCAACCCACCGGAGAAAGGGATACGAACGGGTACAGTCGAACGATAA
- a CDS encoding DUF808 domain-containing protein, translating to MPSGFFALLDDISALVKASAASLDDIPTQVAKTTGKVSGIVIDDTAVTPKYVVGLDPSRELSIIYRIAKKSLINKILILGPAALVLGYFAPWAITPILMVGGAYLCYEGYEKVHSLFGTPHDEQAENEPIQQITPQELEEQRVASAVRTDIILSAEIMAIAYSQVTGQAIVNQIVVLLAVAVFITVAVYGFVGLIVKADDLGVHLAGDKFSPGVQKLGRGIVKFMPHFLTILGYVGTAAMLWVGAEIIAHGIPYTAHLLHELEQSLASIPAVAWFAKALACGIAGLALGFVIDKVVKLVKK from the coding sequence ATGCCCTCAGGATTTTTTGCCTTGTTAGATGATATTTCGGCGCTCGTAAAAGCCAGTGCCGCCAGCCTGGACGATATACCCACTCAGGTCGCCAAGACCACCGGAAAAGTGTCGGGCATTGTTATCGACGATACGGCCGTTACGCCTAAGTACGTCGTGGGGCTCGATCCATCCCGTGAACTCTCAATCATCTACCGGATCGCCAAAAAATCGCTGATCAACAAGATCCTGATCTTAGGCCCGGCGGCTCTGGTACTCGGTTATTTTGCCCCGTGGGCCATCACGCCTATCCTGATGGTGGGAGGTGCCTATCTGTGCTACGAAGGGTACGAAAAGGTGCATTCCCTGTTCGGTACGCCACACGATGAGCAGGCTGAAAACGAGCCAATACAACAGATTACGCCCCAGGAGCTGGAAGAGCAACGCGTGGCCAGCGCCGTCCGTACGGACATCATTTTGTCGGCCGAGATCATGGCGATCGCGTACAGTCAGGTGACCGGTCAGGCAATCGTCAACCAGATTGTGGTGCTGCTGGCCGTGGCCGTTTTCATTACCGTGGCCGTGTACGGGTTTGTTGGTCTGATTGTTAAAGCGGATGATCTGGGCGTCCACCTGGCCGGTGATAAGTTCTCGCCGGGCGTTCAGAAACTGGGTCGCGGTATCGTAAAATTCATGCCGCACTTCCTGACGATTCTGGGTTACGTCGGCACGGCTGCGATGCTTTGGGTGGGAGCCGAAATTATCGCCCACGGCATACCATATACCGCTCATCTGCTGCACGAGTTAGAGCAAAGTCTGGCCAGTATACCGGCCGTAGCCTGGTTCGCCAAGGCACTGGCCTGTGGCATCGCCGGACTTGCGTTAGGGTTCGTTATTGATAAAGTCGTGAAGCTGGTGAAGAAGTAA
- a CDS encoding alpha/beta hydrolase family protein translates to MKKLSLCFVLAFLLVTGCLVNAQPVDPGFINGDLLPNAPELAARGSYGVGVRTLKLVHPAQVDVLHGSAGQHPLYDRPLTLEVWYPTRTSASQQSTVTYQSTLGRSNDPKRPLVPFTFPGRATRDAQPDPSGGAYPLVIVSHGYPGSRLLLTYLTENLASKGYVVVAIDHTESTYSDLAAFSSTLLNRALDDKFVLNEMARLSGKGSNSFLSGLLNADNTALIGYSMGGYGVLNAAGAGYSPQALKLFGQMSGGSTALEPRMLASPTYQASLDPRIKAVVAFAPWGMERGVWDAAGLANLKLPTLFIAGGKDDISGYEKGVKAIYEGAINADRYMLTYLNARHNVAPNPPPSASMQPGVSADEYMHYAEPAWNEHRINNINQHFVTAFLGIQLKGMEYGKYLVAPAGDSTEAWPGFKPRMAVGLELHHAKP, encoded by the coding sequence ATGAAGAAACTCTCCCTCTGTTTTGTCCTTGCCTTCCTGCTTGTAACGGGTTGTCTGGTAAATGCCCAGCCCGTTGATCCCGGTTTTATCAACGGGGATTTGCTCCCCAACGCCCCTGAATTGGCCGCGCGAGGCAGTTACGGGGTGGGCGTACGGACGCTAAAACTGGTGCACCCGGCCCAGGTGGATGTGCTGCACGGCAGCGCGGGTCAGCATCCGCTCTACGACCGCCCCCTGACGCTGGAGGTCTGGTATCCAACCCGGACATCGGCCAGTCAACAGTCGACCGTTACGTACCAGTCTACCCTGGGCCGGTCCAATGACCCGAAGCGGCCACTTGTTCCCTTTACGTTTCCGGGACGCGCCACGCGCGATGCGCAGCCCGACCCCAGCGGGGGCGCATATCCGCTGGTGATCGTGTCGCACGGGTATCCCGGTTCGCGCCTGCTGCTGACCTACCTGACCGAAAATCTGGCGTCAAAAGGGTACGTCGTGGTGGCCATCGACCATACCGAATCGACCTACAGCGATCTGGCGGCTTTCTCCAGCACCCTGTTGAACCGTGCGCTGGACGACAAATTTGTGCTGAACGAAATGGCCCGGCTATCGGGCAAAGGCAGCAACAGTTTTCTGTCGGGCCTGCTCAACGCCGACAATACCGCCCTGATTGGCTATTCGATGGGTGGTTATGGGGTGCTGAACGCGGCTGGTGCTGGCTACAGCCCGCAGGCACTGAAACTGTTCGGGCAGATGAGCGGGGGCAGCACGGCGCTGGAACCCCGGATGCTGGCCTCGCCCACCTACCAGGCATCGCTGGACCCTCGCATCAAGGCCGTCGTGGCGTTTGCGCCCTGGGGTATGGAGCGTGGCGTTTGGGATGCCGCCGGGCTGGCTAATCTGAAGCTGCCGACGCTGTTTATCGCGGGCGGCAAAGACGACATATCCGGCTACGAAAAAGGGGTCAAGGCGATTTACGAGGGGGCTATCAACGCCGACCGGTATATGCTCACTTACCTCAACGCCCGTCATAACGTAGCGCCCAACCCACCCCCGTCAGCCTCGATGCAACCCGGCGTATCGGCCGACGAGTACATGCACTATGCCGAGCCTGCCTGGAACGAACACCGGATCAACAATATCAACCAGCACTTCGTAACGGCTTTTCTGGGCATCCAGCTGAAGGGTATGGAGTATGGCAAGTATCTGGTAGCACCAGCCGGGGATTCGACTGAGGCATGGCCCGGTTTCAAGCCTCGCATGGCTGTCGGGCTGGAACTGCACCATGCCAAACCCTAA
- a CDS encoding lysozyme inhibitor LprI family protein encodes MPTLRAYLLLAGLLLTASLSFAQTQGQLNATAYARYQKADQVLNRTYQAILKQYRTDTLFIQNLNKAQRLWLQLRTADLRARYPEYESGHYGSFQPVCESDELTALTEARTRQLRIWLTGVPEGEMCTGSVKFVPEPKRK; translated from the coding sequence ATGCCCACACTACGTGCTTATCTTCTTTTGGCTGGCCTGCTGCTGACCGCGTCACTGAGTTTCGCCCAGACGCAGGGCCAGCTGAACGCCACCGCCTATGCCCGCTATCAGAAGGCAGATCAGGTTCTCAACCGGACGTATCAGGCGATTCTGAAGCAGTACCGTACCGACACGCTGTTTATTCAGAATCTGAACAAAGCGCAGCGGCTTTGGCTACAGCTACGAACGGCCGATCTGCGGGCCCGCTACCCGGAATATGAGTCTGGACACTATGGGAGTTTTCAGCCCGTCTGCGAATCCGACGAGCTAACCGCACTGACCGAAGCTCGCACCCGCCAACTGCGAATTTGGCTGACGGGCGTTCCTGAAGGAGAAATGTGTACTGGCTCCGTTAAATTCGTCCCCGAACCAAAACGGAAGTAA
- a CDS encoding glycoside hydrolase family 3 protein — protein sequence MNRMSAYLPKSGPLLVACLLAASPAFTQTPIQPALGHRSIRLLTQNGLSFKDLNKNGKLDAYEDWRLPVPTRVQNLLGQMTLDEKVGLMLISTTRMAGDNSLRGGDGKTEITDGFNEEDLVQPNNMFTRKPLPVPIMSAVGTTKGVTQYHLRHFILRANPPAAVIASWTNNLQTLCETSRLGIPAMVASNPRNHVTIDAAVGLSVGKTAFSTWPGELGLAAMRDLKLTRAFADIARQEWAAVGLRKGYMYMADLATEPRWQRIEGTFGEDADLAADMVREIVLGFQGTKLGSTSVAMTTKHFPGGGPQLNGLDSHFDWGKFAHYPGGLFAYHLKPFKAAIAAGTSAIMPYYSAPKAGPAGEFEEVGFSYNKAIIQDLLRKQLGFKGIVNSDTGPIEMMPWGVENLTIPQRYQKALDAGVDLFSGTADPTILLDVVKQGLVPETRIDESVGRLLAEKFALGLFENPYVDVDRARTLVGNATFQQKADLAQRKSIVLLRNTANLLPLAPKTKVYFETYYDNGRSASPVTVYKPTKATNLELVGTKEEADVVVLWLIPTTGGLFASADKPIDLTLSKNKIDLKHVSTLMGSKPTVLAINFSSPWVLSEIEGDAKTVLATFGTTPDALLDIVGGTYKPTGKLPFTIPVSQQAVADNKSDVPGMQEPKGYALFPFGAGLTYGLVRAAK from the coding sequence ATGAATCGAATGTCTGCTTATTTGCCAAAATCAGGTCCGTTACTGGTGGCCTGCCTGCTGGCTGCGTCTCCGGCTTTTACCCAGACACCCATACAACCCGCGCTGGGGCACCGGTCGATCAGGCTACTGACGCAAAATGGCCTGTCGTTCAAAGACCTTAACAAAAACGGGAAGCTCGACGCGTACGAGGACTGGCGGCTACCGGTGCCGACGCGGGTGCAGAACCTGCTGGGGCAGATGACGCTGGACGAAAAAGTGGGCCTTATGCTCATCAGCACGACCCGCATGGCCGGTGATAATTCGCTGCGGGGTGGCGATGGCAAAACGGAGATTACCGACGGCTTTAACGAAGAGGATCTCGTGCAGCCCAACAATATGTTTACCCGCAAGCCGCTGCCCGTGCCCATCATGTCGGCGGTGGGGACTACCAAAGGCGTCACGCAGTACCACCTGCGGCACTTTATTCTGCGCGCCAATCCACCGGCAGCGGTCATTGCCAGTTGGACCAATAACCTCCAAACCCTGTGCGAAACGTCCCGGCTGGGTATTCCGGCGATGGTGGCCTCGAACCCCCGTAATCACGTCACCATCGATGCCGCTGTCGGCCTGAGCGTTGGCAAAACCGCCTTCTCGACCTGGCCGGGCGAACTGGGGCTGGCGGCTATGCGCGACCTGAAGCTGACCCGCGCCTTTGCCGACATCGCCCGGCAGGAGTGGGCCGCCGTGGGGTTGCGCAAGGGCTATATGTACATGGCCGACCTGGCCACCGAACCCCGCTGGCAGCGCATCGAAGGCACGTTTGGCGAAGATGCAGACCTGGCAGCCGATATGGTGCGCGAAATCGTGCTGGGCTTCCAGGGAACAAAACTGGGCTCGACGTCGGTGGCCATGACGACCAAGCATTTTCCGGGTGGTGGGCCGCAACTGAACGGGCTGGATTCGCACTTCGACTGGGGTAAGTTTGCCCACTATCCGGGCGGTCTGTTTGCCTACCACCTCAAACCGTTCAAAGCCGCCATCGCAGCGGGTACGTCGGCCATTATGCCGTACTACTCGGCCCCGAAGGCTGGCCCGGCCGGGGAGTTTGAAGAGGTCGGTTTTTCCTACAACAAAGCGATCATTCAGGATTTGCTGCGGAAACAGCTGGGCTTTAAAGGTATCGTCAACTCCGACACCGGACCCATCGAAATGATGCCCTGGGGCGTTGAAAACCTGACTATTCCGCAACGCTACCAAAAAGCCCTAGACGCGGGCGTCGACCTGTTTTCCGGTACCGCCGATCCCACCATTCTGCTGGATGTGGTGAAGCAGGGATTGGTGCCGGAAACCCGCATCGACGAGTCGGTGGGGAGGTTGCTGGCGGAGAAATTTGCGCTGGGTCTGTTTGAAAATCCCTACGTCGATGTCGACAGGGCGCGGACGCTGGTGGGCAATGCTACTTTCCAGCAAAAAGCTGATCTGGCGCAGCGCAAGTCGATCGTGCTATTGCGGAATACGGCCAACCTGCTGCCCTTAGCGCCCAAAACGAAGGTTTATTTCGAAACGTACTACGATAATGGCCGGTCGGCCAGCCCGGTTACGGTGTACAAACCGACCAAAGCCACTAATCTCGAACTGGTGGGCACCAAAGAGGAGGCCGACGTGGTGGTGCTGTGGCTGATTCCGACAACCGGCGGTCTGTTTGCGTCCGCCGATAAACCGATCGATCTGACCCTCTCGAAGAACAAAATCGATCTGAAGCACGTCAGCACGCTGATGGGTAGCAAACCAACCGTACTGGCGATTAATTTCTCCAGCCCGTGGGTGCTGAGCGAGATCGAAGGCGACGCAAAAACGGTACTGGCCACGTTCGGCACCACGCCCGACGCTCTGCTGGACATCGTCGGCGGAACCTACAAGCCGACGGGAAAGCTACCCTTCACCATCCCGGTGTCTCAGCAGGCCGTAGCCGACAACAAATCGGACGTTCCCGGTATGCAGGAACCCAAAGGCTACGCCCTGTTTCCGTTCGGTGCTGGGCTGACCTACGGCCTGGTCCGGGCAGCAAAATAA
- a CDS encoding helix-turn-helix domain-containing protein codes for MYEEELRGGLRYGQNRYDFDEGILSFIGPGQLLSAETAATEGWVLLIHPDFLLGYPLAKTIRQYGFFGYELTEALFVSDKEQQVIEGLLANIETEYHANLDRHSQDIIIAQLELVLHYADRFYSRQFLTRKPINNDLLTRLETLLSAYFNDEQGLRTGLPTVEYVAGELNVSPHYLSDLLRNQTGQSAQQHIQQQLIDKAKTMLSTTTLSVGEIAYQLGFTYPQSFNKLFKSKTNQSPLQFRQSFN; via the coding sequence GTGTATGAAGAAGAACTACGCGGGGGCCTGCGCTACGGGCAGAACCGCTATGACTTCGACGAGGGTATTCTGTCGTTCATCGGGCCCGGCCAGCTGCTGTCGGCGGAAACGGCCGCTACGGAGGGATGGGTACTGCTGATTCACCCCGACTTTCTGCTGGGCTATCCGCTGGCGAAAACCATCCGGCAATACGGCTTTTTCGGCTACGAACTGACCGAAGCCCTGTTTGTATCCGACAAAGAGCAGCAGGTGATCGAAGGCTTGCTGGCGAACATCGAAACGGAGTACCACGCTAACCTCGACCGGCACAGTCAGGATATTATCATCGCGCAACTGGAACTAGTCCTGCACTACGCCGACCGCTTTTACAGTCGGCAGTTTCTGACCCGCAAACCCATTAACAACGACCTGCTCACCCGGCTCGAAACGCTGCTGTCGGCCTACTTCAATGATGAGCAGGGTCTGCGCACTGGTCTGCCAACCGTCGAGTATGTGGCCGGTGAGCTGAACGTGTCGCCCCACTACCTGAGCGACCTGCTTCGTAACCAGACGGGTCAGAGCGCGCAGCAGCATATTCAGCAGCAACTCATCGACAAAGCAAAAACGATGCTGAGCACCACCACGTTATCGGTCGGCGAAATCGCGTATCAGCTGGGGTTCACCTACCCGCAATCGTTCAACAAGCTATTCAAGAGCAAGACCAACCAATCACCCCTGCAATTCAGACAATCGTTTAACTAA
- a CDS encoding aldo/keto reductase, producing MTTNTLTTTLTLGGDLTVNRIGYGAMRITGPAIWGMPENPQNSIDVLRRAVELGVTFIDTADQYGPFTSEQLIADALHPYADDLVIGTKGGLVRFGPWADINNDASPQHLHDALNGSLQRLKLDHIDLYQLHRIDPKVPAEISFGFLKQAQQEGKIRHLGLSEVSIEEIKKAQEFFTVASVHNRYSVYNREWESVLDYCQQQGIVFIPWFPIGGGLDAKKDEIMQGVADAHGVSTHQIALSWLLHRADNILLIPGTSSVKHLEENMAVGNITLTDEDMAALNSIAAE from the coding sequence ATGACAACCAACACGCTTACGACCACCCTGACGCTGGGTGGCGACCTGACCGTAAACCGCATCGGCTACGGCGCCATGCGTATCACCGGTCCCGCAATCTGGGGGATGCCCGAAAACCCGCAAAACTCGATCGACGTACTCCGTCGGGCCGTCGAACTGGGCGTTACCTTCATCGACACCGCCGATCAGTACGGGCCGTTTACGTCGGAACAACTCATTGCCGACGCGCTCCACCCCTACGCTGACGATCTGGTGATCGGTACAAAAGGCGGGCTGGTTCGCTTCGGTCCGTGGGCCGACATCAACAACGACGCCAGCCCGCAGCACCTGCACGATGCGCTGAACGGTAGCCTGCAACGCCTGAAACTCGACCACATCGACCTCTACCAACTGCACCGCATCGACCCGAAAGTACCCGCCGAGATTTCGTTCGGTTTTCTGAAACAGGCCCAGCAGGAAGGCAAAATCCGGCACCTCGGCTTGTCAGAAGTATCGATTGAAGAGATCAAAAAAGCGCAGGAATTCTTTACCGTCGCGTCGGTGCATAACCGTTATAGCGTTTACAACCGCGAGTGGGAATCGGTGCTCGACTATTGCCAGCAGCAGGGCATTGTGTTCATCCCGTGGTTCCCGATCGGGGGCGGTCTGGATGCGAAAAAAGACGAGATCATGCAAGGTGTCGCCGACGCACACGGCGTGTCGACGCACCAGATCGCCCTGAGCTGGCTGCTACACCGCGCTGATAACATTCTGCTTATTCCGGGTACGTCGAGCGTAAAACACCTCGAAGAAAACATGGCTGTCGGCAACATCACCCTCACCGACGAAGACATGGCTGCGCTGAATAGTATTGCAGCAGAATAA